A DNA window from Brassica napus cultivar Da-Ae chromosome C1, Da-Ae, whole genome shotgun sequence contains the following coding sequences:
- the LOC106367870 gene encoding uncharacterized protein LOC106367870 codes for MCFEDAYHKYRLGNFFRKSRETDKDIELLSNKASRKPKRILKKEQDPGKFLIPCSIHSHHLPNALCDTGSAVSIMAIDTAELLGLKMEPSKDSFTFVDSSRVNSAGMIKNVKVEIGECIIPVDFHAMDIKSGRHLHFFLEEPSWLQ; via the coding sequence ATGTGTTTCGAGGATGCATATCATAAGTATAGACTTGGTAATTTCTTCAGAAAGAGTAGAGAAACTGATAAGGATATTGAGCTCCTATCCAACAAGGCCAGCCGTAAACCCAAGAGGATACTGAAGAAGGAACAAGATCCTGGAAAGTTCCTGATTCCATGCTCTATACATAGCCACCATTTACCAAACGCCCTATGTGATACTGGATCTGCAGTCAGCATCATGGCCATAGACACTGCGGAGCTATTAGGACTGAAGATGGAACCTTCTAAAGATAGTTTCACTTTCGTGGATAGCTCCCGAGTAAACTCAGCTGGCATGATCAAGAATGTTAAGGTGGAGATAGGGGAATGCATTATTCCTGTGGACTTTCATGCTATGGATATCAAATCAGGAAGACATCTCCACTTCTTTTTGGAAGAGCCTTCATGGCTACAGTAG